In the genome of Leptolyngbya subtilissima AS-A7, one region contains:
- a CDS encoding DUF2721 domain-containing protein has translation MELTTPALLFPAISLLLLAYTNRFLVLAQLIRQLHSSERDYFQSLVQRQIANLRQRIALIRLMQALGVSSFIVCTLSMLGLFVDQQQLAEVLFGLSLLLLVASLLTSLYEIAISTRAIEAELADIDAKSRYPNG, from the coding sequence ATGGAACTAACTACCCCAGCGCTGCTCTTTCCCGCGATTTCGCTGCTGCTGCTGGCTTACACCAACCGCTTTTTGGTGCTGGCCCAGCTGATTCGTCAGCTCCACAGCTCTGAGCGCGACTACTTTCAAAGTCTGGTGCAGCGCCAGATCGCTAACCTGCGCCAGCGGATTGCCTTAATTCGCCTGATGCAGGCTCTAGGGGTATCGAGCTTTATTGTCTGCACGCTATCGATGCTAGGGCTATTTGTAGACCAGCAGCAGCTGGCGGAAGTGCTGTTTGGTCTCAGCCTGCTTTTGCTAGTCGCCTCGCTGCTGACGTCGCTCTACGAAATTGCCATTAGCACTCGAGCGATCGAGGCTGAACTGGCCGATATCGATGCAAAATCTCGCTATCCCAACGGCTAA